The window tttgctTCAGCTCCCCACAAGGCCGAATGGcgtttgcttctttcttttctttttcttcagcgTGTCCCACAAGCCTTGCAACACTTCTCATTAAGAGAAGTCAGACCTCTCCATGCTTTGGTCACTTCTCAATAAATGAAAAAGCTTGCTTTGAAGACTTTTGGAACAAGCTCATAAATGAGCTTTGACAAGGCAAGTGGGCTGGAAGAAAGCGTGTCATGTGCACCCtacaatttttagcaaaaattgaataatattattaaaatgtttAACAAGgaaatatcacaacaaaaacaaaaatctcaaaaatacaaaatcaatgattcaatagtatataaatttgtttatattaaagacaaaagaaaatgttaaaattggtactTTATTTCCAACCTTgctagagaaaagaaagaaacaaaaaaccttgttaagtaaaataaaataagttgatgatatgttttttaaatagtaaggttttaggatataaaaaatttacaatttaacctTTATCAATGCAGGGCGGGGCGGGGCAGgctgggtctaaaaagtctaaacctaTCCTTGCCCCGCCTCGCGGTGTGGGGCTAAAATCTcgccccatccccaccccatCACCTTTGCGGGGTGGGAAAAACCCACGTAAGATGAAGCGGGAAGGGCGGGTTAAGCGGGGCGGgacaaaattgccatccctaagtCCAAGTCCAACcacccaaaaaacaaatatatattttttcctgttttttccttgataatttttttttcctattgaCTAATAATTGAACTTAATTAATACTCTTATTATTGATAAAGACATAAGCCTTACGGGTTAAAATTTCAAAGCCCTCTTTTATTTGAGGGCCTTAATTAGATAGACGGTAGCCTAACTCGTTTAGGGGATGGAAACCCAATTCATTATTTCGGGATAAGAATgcagaacccaaaaaaaaaaaaaaaaaaaaaacttttgaccCTGTAGATCCATGGGGGTGGTGAAGGGAGGGCCTCAattggtaggaaaaaaaaaaaaaaaaaaaaaaaaaagaggaccacAACCCTTTGGGGTGATCCTGCTGGCTATGTGACACATGCATTAggattttcttcatttgtttttaaacatatatacaacccattttagctttttgtaaatttaaaaCCATACAATGTCACATAATTTAAAACTAGATATTACTACTCTTCATTATTAGAAGGAAAGATAGACGAAGTGCACCTTGTTTTCTAGCATTAATTTGCAATGAAATTTTTGTCAAAACATAGTACGTATAGAGAGGTTAGCTAAGCTGTGATTACTCGAAAAGAAGGGATTAGttactgttaggttctaaagacttagaaactaatgtatttagaactctaatgtgtattgttggcaaaccatgatcaaaacagattgttagtcttgtttagacttgctcaaagttgtgtcttttatgtaaagttggaatcgagctgttGCAGAAGTATTAGTGCATTTCggtctggctcgatcgatcgaatctcgggcataatgttttttctgcagatttttccaactcagccctagtctATTAAAATGTGTTggattttatgttttgccctaagtataaaagggaaaccctagccacgtttttctGTTGCTCtatttgctgtgtgtgtgaatctcttgtgagatctagaggtggttgccttcacacatgcttaagattatcaagaaggagatttgattgagagcttgatgatcattcagttactgcaataaaagcttaaagaaacacaagcgggtgtgcttgtacttgctggagaatccaagaaagaaggagtccgtggtctcagagcttgcacgtggttgtgttagtaagtttctactcgtgggtagcaataggatgtcaATGGTCTAAGTtactattgtaaaacttcgattctttcatagtgtattcaggtttaccttgtggatagttaggttaaatcttctccaggtttttatcggtttggtttcctgggtcatcatatcattgtgttatttatatttccgctgtgatgcatgatatgattgtttgattgtgataacctagatctggaatttggactaagtaataacttggctaattaactaggttaatccaattgtgttttaaggggtctaaaaacgtacagtTACTGTTCAAttggtagagaaaaaaaaaaaagaaaaaaaaaaaccacaaccccTTGGGGTGATCTTGCTGGCTATGTGACACATGCATTAGgatcttcttcatttgtttttaaacatatatacaGCCCATTTTAGctttttgtaaatttaaaaCTATACAATGTCACATAATTTAAAACTAGATATTACTACTATTTATTATTAGAAGGAAAGATAGACGAAGTGCACCTTGCTTTCTAGCATTGTTGCTTTCTAGCATTAATTTGCACtgaaatttttgtcaaaatataGTACGTATAGAGAGGTTAGCTAAGCTGTGATTACCCGAAAAAAAGGGATTAGTTACTGTTCAATTTTTGCTGTCCTTGTTCTGAAGaggttaccaaaaaaaaaaaaaaacaggttgTTAAATGAACCAGCAACAGTTTCCATTCCACCCTATGAAACCAAGAGCTACAAATACAAACGAAAAGAGTGCTGAATTCTAGATTTTGCTTAGAAGCCATGGTGacttcatcattatcatttaGGCTATTAGAGAGCCTTGTTGGAATCTCTATAGTCGCTTTGCTTGCCTTCTTGTCTGCACATGTTCATGGTTTGtcatcttcatctttttttcaaGAAAGATAATTGttttcatagtaaaaaaacttatgatttaCGTACTTGAAATTACTTTGTAAGTaacaaattcttcttcttcttttttttaagtatatatttGTACTTTTTGAGTCCTTATTTCCAgctctaataaaattttctaggTGATCATTTTGAGTACCATGAGATTATATATGCAGCTTCAATCCCAAAGCGCACTACACTATGTGCTGCTTATTTTAACAAGatgtacaaaaatcaaagtcagCTCACTGACCAAATTTCTGATCATTGATAATTAGAGAAACGTTTATGCAGCTCATGGCTTCTGCTCTCTGGCAATGGCAATGGTTCTGCCTAAAAAAATCTGAACCATTGATGAACTTCAgttcatattataatatgatcTTAACTAGGTCATTAATGCAGCACATATTAGATGTGCTTGGAATCTTAAGATTGATTTGATTCAGCTCTTGATTGTTTGTAGAAAGTTTTCAATTCAATTGACTTTGATATGTTCTTATTGGAACCCtgcattgtgatttgtgaacatttcatattatttcaacttattttcattttaagttCATCAAACAGAATAATGATTGTTGTAATAAATGTGACAGCCCGGCCTGATTTAAGGGATGCTAATGAACTGTTTATTAAGAAAGCTGACTTCCCAaatgattttgtgtttggagTCTCCACTGCTGCTGCGCAGGTACATTTATACTTGTGATGACATATGACACTAGATCCTCTAAGATTATCAATGGTCATGTTTGTTAATATCAATGACTACATGTTATTGTTTCTGGTGTAGATTGAAGGATCAGCCAAAGAAGGAGGAAGGGGACCAAGCATATGGGATGAGTTTGCTAGAGATTTCCCAGGTTCGAACAACCTTGATTATGCTTTCTTCATCATGTATGACTAACATATGCattctttttataattatgCATAATCATGTAGCAAAGTCTAACAACTGGTAATGATATTCTTTTACATTTCAGGAAAAATTGATGGTGGTGGAGATTTGGATACATCAATTGATTCATATAAGCGATACAAGGTGAGTAAACAAAGTTCTCAAGACCTCTTACCAAGAGACAATAATCTTGAGTGTTATTTGCTCAAGAAATGAAACTAACTGGCATATATCTTTATGGAATAATGCTGGATTATAGGAAGATGTGAAGTTTTTGAAGGACCTTGGAGTGCATTCTTACAGATTTTCCATCTCCTGGACCAGAATTTTGCCTAGTAAGTTctatatctaaatttttgttcttcaagaacttttttttttttttctcttttcatttttataaaaaagtacTGCAtgttctaaaaattattttatggttgtATTATATGGTTTAAAATTGAGTCTGTTTCTGTGAAAATGCCGTCAAATCCTgcttgactctttttttttttttttttgagaatgaatccTGCTAGACTTGGATGCGGTTTCTATGACTAAAATTTAAAGGGAATGTATGTTAGGTTAATAAACCTGCTTGATCTTGAGGCTCTTTTGCTTGCCTATTCAAAACTCAAGGGCTAATAAATCATGAAAGCCTTTAAATACATATAGTGCTAAGTTGATTAAGTTTATTTACCACTGCAGCCTGACATTTTTGTTTAACCATTctactttaaaattttcttgtagATGGGTCTTTGAGTGGTGGAATAAACCAAGAGGGTATTGATCACTACAACAACCTGATCAATGAATTGCTACTAAATAGTAAGAAGCCATTAGTATTTAAATTACAGGGAACTCAAAAATTTTCCAGAAAACTGACATGTTGTTCTTACGATCTATGTTCTAATGTAGGCATTATACCTTTTGTGACTATATTTCACTTTGATTCACCACAAGCCCTGCAAGAGAAGTATGGAGGCTTCTTAAGCCGCTCAATCATGTAAGCACCTTTTTTTCGTTTACATATCTCTACTAGAAGAATATGGATTTATCAATGTGATTGACTATTAATTAtgtttccacttttttttttctttttttctttttcaccagTGATGACTTCAAGGCCTATAGTGAAATTTGTTACAAAGAATTTGGAGATAGGGTCAAACATTGGATTACAATCAATGAGCCATATATTATCTCTTATTTTGGGTATGATCTTGGGCTTGCTGCACCAGGCAGGTGCTCTCTACCAGGGCCACCTGGTCCATGTCCAGCCGGTAATTCATCTACAGAACCTTACATTGTAGCGCATAACCTTCTCCTTGCCCATACTGCAGCTGCTAGGCTCTACAAAAACAAGTTCCAGGTGAGACACATTCTCCATGACTTAATATTGTAA of the Quercus robur chromosome 10, dhQueRobu3.1, whole genome shotgun sequence genome contains:
- the LOC126702900 gene encoding beta-glucosidase 24-like, whose product is MVTSSLSFRLLESLVGISIVALLAFLSAHVHARPDLRDANELFIKKADFPNDFVFGVSTAAAQIEGSAKEGGRGPSIWDEFARDFPGKIDGGGDLDTSIDSYKRYKEDVKFLKDLGVHSYRFSISWTRILPNGSLSGGINQEGIDHYNNLINELLLNSIIPFVTIFHFDSPQALQEKYGGFLSRSIIDDFKAYSEICYKEFGDRVKHWITINEPYIISYFGYDLGLAAPGRCSLPGPPGPCPAGNSSTEPYIVAHNLLLAHTAAARLYKNKFQETQGGQIGISLVGQYFEPYSESSEDKAAAKRALDFNLGWFMEPLVFGHYPSIMRSLVKDRLPTFTEEEEKMVKGSFDFIGINYYTSRYAKNLQPDPHATPEYSTDYLTNTTAYKDGVPIGPLAPGNSFIYIYPIGLQKLLEFMNLEYQSPTIYITENGITEKRDDSLEVTEALKDPYRINNILQHLHKIHAAMQNGVNVKGYFYWSLFDDFEWGDGYHLRFGLYYIDFKDNLKRIPKQSALWYKDFIL